From the genome of Solidesulfovibrio carbinolicus, one region includes:
- a CDS encoding glycosyltransferase, whose translation MLTMACVGSTNFLGCLPKDAFAVVAVAQNALKCRTWEGIRAVCGRSPDIVAYFDYSAPPPLPGVEHFPCLTVFGCVDSHIHHWYPTYAQAFDLCTVSLRDHLPAFQENLSPDRAIWLPPAAEAMVAEAMPREEDKDIDLLFVGKVDADLTPGRAALLGQLAALFPGLVVTRGNWRELFPRARLVLNIAEHGDLNFRVFEALSVGSCLLTPEVGHGLTELFNPGEHLFTYPPGDLDRLAALVRELLPDPARRERVARQGLEALRARHGPAARAERFAGFVTAQPAEALVRRRLEASRELPASLRLLYLHWAEALPGDPRAALYLEAAKGRLPAGSHGL comes from the coding sequence ATGCTGACCATGGCCTGCGTCGGATCGACCAATTTCCTCGGCTGTCTGCCCAAGGACGCCTTTGCCGTCGTGGCTGTCGCGCAAAATGCCCTCAAGTGCCGCACCTGGGAAGGCATCCGGGCCGTATGCGGCCGGTCGCCCGACATCGTGGCCTACTTCGACTACAGCGCGCCGCCTCCCCTGCCCGGAGTGGAGCATTTCCCCTGCCTCACCGTCTTTGGCTGCGTGGACAGCCACATCCACCATTGGTATCCGACCTATGCCCAGGCTTTTGACCTGTGCACGGTGAGCCTGCGCGACCATCTGCCGGCCTTTCAGGAAAATCTGTCCCCGGACCGGGCCATCTGGCTGCCGCCCGCGGCCGAGGCCATGGTCGCCGAGGCCATGCCCCGGGAGGAAGACAAGGACATCGACCTGTTGTTCGTGGGCAAAGTCGATGCCGATCTGACCCCTGGCCGGGCGGCCCTGCTTGGGCAGCTCGCCGCCCTGTTCCCGGGCCTCGTCGTCACCCGGGGAAACTGGCGGGAACTGTTCCCCCGGGCGCGCCTCGTGCTCAATATCGCCGAACACGGCGACCTCAATTTCCGGGTCTTCGAGGCGCTCTCGGTCGGCTCCTGCCTGCTTACGCCCGAGGTCGGGCACGGCCTGACCGAGCTGTTTAACCCGGGCGAGCACCTTTTCACCTATCCCCCGGGCGACCTGGACAGGCTGGCCGCCCTGGTCCGGGAACTGCTGCCCGACCCGGCCAGGCGCGAGCGCGTGGCCCGGCAAGGCCTGGAAGCCCTGCGCGCCCGCCACGGCCCGGCGGCCCGGGCCGAGCGGTTCGCCGGCTTTGTCACGGCCCAGCCGGCCGAGGCCCTGGTCCGCCGACGGCTGGAGGCATCCCGGGAACTCCCCGCCTCCCTGCGGCTGCTCTATCTCCACTGGGCCGAAGCCCTGCCCGGCGACCCGCGCGCCGCGCTCTATCTGGAAGCGGCCAAGGGCCGCCTGCCCGCCGGGAGCCACGGCCTATAG
- a CDS encoding ROK family protein, with amino-acid sequence MREKAFWGAVEAGGTKFVCAVGTGLDDIRRPENRAVFPTGDDPVATLAAVAGWLKAREAQGGAPLAALGVASFGPVCLDKALPDYGRVMTTPKPGWSGFDLVGALGRAFPGRPVGFDTDVNGAALGEREWGAARGLDDFLYVTIGTGIGVGGMAGGRLLHGLTHPEMGHMGLRRLAGDAFPGVCPFHGDCWEGLCSGPAMAARTGTAAEDLPADHPAWEHEAAYVAEALATVTYALSPRRVILGGSVPKGGRLGEEGFFAKVRERFVATLGGYLPDERLTARMAEYIVPPDLGALAGVAGAWCLAVIASDGREGKTRSKP; translated from the coding sequence ATGCGCGAGAAGGCTTTTTGGGGAGCCGTCGAGGCCGGGGGGACGAAGTTTGTCTGCGCCGTCGGGACTGGCCTTGACGATATCCGGCGGCCGGAGAACCGGGCCGTTTTTCCCACGGGCGACGATCCCGTCGCGACCCTGGCCGCCGTGGCTGGCTGGCTCAAGGCCCGCGAGGCCCAGGGCGGCGCGCCGCTTGCCGCCCTGGGCGTGGCCTCCTTCGGCCCGGTCTGCCTGGACAAGGCCCTGCCCGATTACGGCCGGGTCATGACCACGCCCAAACCGGGCTGGAGCGGCTTTGATCTTGTGGGCGCGCTCGGCCGGGCTTTCCCGGGCCGGCCCGTCGGGTTCGACACCGACGTCAACGGCGCGGCCCTGGGCGAGCGGGAATGGGGCGCGGCCAGGGGGCTGGACGATTTCCTCTACGTCACCATCGGCACGGGTATCGGCGTGGGCGGCATGGCCGGCGGCCGGTTGCTCCATGGGCTGACCCACCCGGAAATGGGCCACATGGGCTTGCGGCGGCTGGCCGGGGACGCGTTTCCCGGGGTCTGTCCGTTCCACGGCGACTGCTGGGAGGGGCTTTGCAGCGGTCCGGCCATGGCGGCCCGGACAGGGACGGCGGCCGAGGACCTGCCCGCCGACCATCCGGCCTGGGAGCATGAGGCGGCCTACGTGGCCGAGGCCTTGGCGACCGTCACCTACGCCTTGTCGCCGCGCCGCGTCATCCTCGGCGGCAGCGTGCCCAAGGGCGGCCGGCTCGGCGAGGAAGGCTTTTTCGCCAAGGTCCGGGAGCGGTTCGTGGCGACCTTGGGCGGCTATCTGCCCGACGAGCGGCTGACGGCCCGGATGGCCGAGTACATCGTGCCGCCGGACTTGGGGGCGCTTGCCGGGGTGGCCGGGGCGTGGTGTTTGGCCGTTATCGCGTCCGACGGCAGGGAGGGCAAAACGCGCTCCAAGCCTTGA
- a CDS encoding SulP family inorganic anion transporter, which produces MVATIRLSRRSPVEHCELPRRPSRFEPLLRLMPRLFPFLSWWPRVGRRTLSADLWAGLTGAVIVLPQGVAFAAIAGLPPQYGLYAAMVPVIVAALFGSSWHLISGPTTAISLVVFANVSQLAPPGSPDYIRLVLALTVLAGLVQFGLGLARLGGVVNFVSHSVVTGFTAGAAILIATSQLGHFFGVTLPRGGSFLETWLAFFRQLPAVNGHVALIAGTTLLVALVLRRLWPRCPALLLSLIAGSLLCHVLDGAGHGAKLVGALPASLPPLSLPEIDLDTFRVLFPGALAVAMLGLAEAVSIARAVAVRSQQHIDNSQEFIGQGLANIAGGFFSGYASSGSFTRTGVNYDAGGKTPLAAVFSAVLLALVVLLVAPATAYLPIAAMAGVIVLVAAGLVNVKAIRHILHTDRSEAGVLAATFLSTLFVGLEFAIYAGVMLSLLLYLRRTSHPHFITLAPDPASPRRALVNVRRKKLAECPQLKILRLDGSIFFGAVNHIAEELHRIVEKSPEQCHILIIGSGINFIDAGGCHMLFHEAGAMKLSGREIFFCSLKGEVMELLTRGGCLARIGAENVFRDKESAIGGIVARLDPERCACCPSRVFAECAGRPGGWAEGLTAAGLAELGDGPALAGDDDADENDDAPEEV; this is translated from the coding sequence ATGGTCGCTACCATACGCCTCTCCCGGAGAAGCCCTGTGGAACACTGCGAACTGCCCCGCCGACCGTCGCGCTTCGAGCCGCTGCTGCGGCTTATGCCGCGCCTTTTTCCCTTTCTTTCCTGGTGGCCCCGGGTGGGCCGGCGCACGCTTTCGGCCGATCTGTGGGCCGGGCTGACCGGCGCGGTCATCGTGTTGCCCCAGGGCGTGGCCTTTGCCGCCATCGCCGGGCTGCCGCCCCAGTACGGCCTCTACGCCGCCATGGTCCCGGTCATCGTGGCCGCGCTTTTCGGCTCGTCCTGGCACCTCATCTCCGGCCCCACCACGGCCATTTCCCTGGTCGTTTTCGCCAACGTCAGCCAGCTCGCTCCGCCCGGCTCGCCGGACTACATCCGGCTCGTGCTGGCGCTGACCGTCCTGGCCGGCCTGGTCCAGTTCGGCCTGGGTCTGGCCCGCCTGGGCGGGGTGGTCAATTTTGTGTCCCATTCGGTGGTCACGGGCTTTACCGCCGGCGCGGCCATCCTCATCGCCACCAGCCAGCTGGGGCATTTTTTCGGCGTCACCCTGCCGCGCGGCGGCTCCTTTCTCGAAACCTGGCTGGCCTTTTTCCGCCAACTGCCGGCCGTCAACGGCCACGTGGCCCTGATTGCCGGAACCACGCTGCTCGTTGCCCTGGTGCTGCGGCGGCTGTGGCCGCGCTGCCCGGCCCTGCTCCTGTCACTTATCGCCGGCAGCCTCCTGTGCCATGTTTTGGACGGGGCCGGGCATGGAGCCAAGCTGGTGGGCGCGCTGCCGGCCAGCCTGCCGCCGCTGTCCCTGCCGGAAATCGACCTCGACACCTTCCGGGTGCTGTTCCCGGGCGCTTTGGCCGTGGCCATGCTCGGGCTGGCCGAGGCCGTGTCCATCGCCCGGGCCGTGGCCGTGCGTTCGCAGCAGCATATCGACAACAGCCAGGAGTTCATCGGTCAGGGGCTGGCCAATATCGCCGGTGGTTTTTTTTCGGGCTACGCCTCGTCGGGGTCGTTCACCCGCACGGGCGTCAACTACGACGCCGGGGGGAAAACGCCGCTGGCCGCCGTGTTTTCGGCCGTGCTCCTGGCCCTGGTCGTGCTCCTGGTCGCGCCGGCCACGGCGTATCTGCCCATCGCGGCCATGGCCGGGGTCATCGTGCTGGTGGCGGCCGGGCTGGTCAACGTCAAGGCCATCCGCCACATCCTGCACACCGACCGGTCCGAGGCCGGGGTGCTGGCGGCCACGTTTTTGTCCACGCTGTTCGTCGGATTGGAATTCGCCATTTACGCCGGGGTCATGCTGTCGCTTCTGCTCTATCTGCGCCGCACCAGCCATCCCCACTTCATCACCCTGGCCCCGGACCCTGCCTCGCCCCGCCGGGCCCTGGTCAATGTGCGCCGCAAGAAGCTGGCCGAATGCCCGCAGCTCAAGATCCTGCGCCTGGACGGCTCCATCTTTTTCGGGGCCGTCAACCACATCGCCGAGGAACTGCATCGCATTGTGGAGAAAAGCCCCGAGCAGTGCCACATCCTCATCATCGGCTCGGGCATCAACTTCATCGACGCCGGCGGCTGCCACATGCTGTTCCACGAGGCCGGGGCCATGAAGCTCTCGGGCCGGGAGATCTTTTTTTGTTCGCTCAAGGGCGAGGTCATGGAACTCTTGACGCGCGGGGGCTGCCTGGCCCGCATCGGGGCGGAAAATGTCTTTCGCGACAAGGAATCGGCCATCGGCGGCATCGTGGCCCGGCTTGACCCCGAACGCTGCGCCTGCTGCCCCAGCCGGGTTTTTGCCGAATGCGCCGGCCGTCCCGGGGGCTGGGCCGAGGGGTTGACTGCGGCCGGGCTGGCCGAGCTTGGCGACGGTCCGGCCCTGGCCGGGGACGACGACGCGGACGAGAACGACGACGCGCCGGAAGAGGTCTGA
- a CDS encoding Fur family transcriptional regulator: protein MQQDPYALFADFVARKKLKMTPQRRQILDVFLAEEGHLTSEELYQKVKADYPGIGQATVYRTLKLLADSGLAKGVEFGDGAMRYEILYGQTHHDHLICEACGVNVEVVDPAIEQLQEEVARRHGFTLTAHKLYLYGLCPECRKKRA, encoded by the coding sequence ATGCAACAAGATCCGTATGCCCTCTTCGCCGACTTCGTGGCCCGCAAAAAACTCAAGATGACGCCCCAACGGCGGCAGATTCTCGACGTTTTTCTGGCCGAGGAAGGGCACCTCACCTCCGAGGAACTCTACCAGAAGGTCAAGGCCGACTATCCCGGCATCGGCCAGGCCACGGTCTACCGCACGCTCAAGCTCCTGGCCGACTCCGGCTTGGCCAAGGGCGTGGAGTTCGGCGACGGGGCCATGCGCTACGAGATCCTCTACGGCCAGACCCACCACGACCACCTCATCTGCGAGGCCTGCGGCGTCAACGTCGAAGTGGTGGACCCGGCCATTGAACAGCTTCAGGAAGAAGTGGCCCGCCGCCACGGCTTCACCCTGACCGCCCACAAGCTCTACCTCTACGGCCTGTGCCCGGAGTGCCGCAAAAAACGGGCCTAG